In a genomic window of Sulfurimonas denitrificans DSM 1251:
- a CDS encoding N-acetylmuramoyl-L-alanine amidase: MIKPFLLLLSFFIASGLFANSEILKRAQKQMQSGSTSEIFRAYNDYKSLYLHSMVEDDYELKTECLDGIVKSGNRLSIDVSKYEAELKSLSKTNYNKPEPKANKKTKHIEEIHVETLAKLKSTSWRGETLLIDFDKSISGEQINYFTLHDNRKSKYRYVFDIKTTMLTSSHNINKNSVANIKIAQFNPTTLRLVIENNSPLKITYNVNNSALEIALNTEGVTVIAEKKVQEKNIYDKSIQSTKYNNKTIVIDPGHGGTDPGAIGHKGYREKIIVFNISKELENILRVRGYKVLMTRKDDTFVKLSKRTEFANDKKADIFVSIHANAVPAANAQNVHGIECYFLSPSRSERAKKAAAQENSADMSDMNMYGKDSYLNLLNHHNILASNKLAIDLQRGMLGLLNQKYSDVKDGGVREGPFWVLVGAQMPSVLVEVGFISHPKEAERLVSNDYIKLIARGLADGIERYFTNN, translated from the coding sequence ATGATTAAACCTTTTCTATTACTACTCTCTTTTTTTATAGCTTCAGGCTTATTTGCTAACAGTGAAATACTCAAACGTGCCCAAAAGCAGATGCAAAGTGGTTCTACAAGTGAAATTTTTCGTGCATATAATGACTATAAAAGTCTATATCTACATTCGATGGTAGAAGATGATTATGAGTTAAAAACAGAGTGTTTAGATGGCATAGTAAAGAGTGGAAATAGGCTAAGTATAGATGTAAGCAAGTATGAAGCGGAGCTAAAGAGCCTCTCTAAAACTAACTACAATAAACCAGAACCAAAAGCAAATAAAAAAACAAAGCATATTGAAGAAATACATGTAGAAACACTGGCTAAACTAAAATCAACTTCATGGCGTGGTGAAACACTTCTTATTGATTTTGACAAAAGTATAAGTGGCGAGCAGATTAACTATTTTACTCTACATGATAATAGAAAGAGTAAGTATAGATATGTTTTTGATATAAAAACTACAATGCTTACGAGTTCGCACAATATAAATAAAAATAGTGTCGCCAATATAAAAATTGCACAATTTAATCCTACAACTCTGCGTTTAGTTATAGAAAACAACTCTCCCCTTAAAATTACATATAACGTCAACAATAGTGCACTTGAGATAGCCCTTAACACTGAGGGTGTTACTGTTATAGCAGAAAAAAAAGTACAAGAAAAAAATATTTATGACAAAAGCATTCAATCAACAAAATATAACAACAAAACTATTGTTATTGATCCAGGACATGGCGGAACAGATCCAGGGGCTATTGGGCATAAAGGTTATAGAGAAAAAATCATAGTTTTTAATATCTCAAAAGAGCTAGAAAATATCTTAAGAGTGCGTGGTTATAAAGTCTTAATGACAAGAAAAGATGATACATTTGTAAAGTTAAGCAAAAGAACTGAGTTTGCAAATGATAAAAAAGCAGATATTTTTGTCAGTATTCATGCAAATGCAGTACCAGCTGCAAATGCTCAAAATGTACATGGTATTGAGTGCTATTTTCTCTCGCCTTCACGCTCAGAGAGAGCAAAAAAAGCAGCTGCACAGGAGAACTCTGCTGATATGAGTGATATGAACATGTATGGTAAAGATAGCTATCTGAACCTTTTAAACCACCACAATATTTTAGCTTCAAATAAACTAGCTATTGATTTGCAACGAGGAATGCTCGGGCTACTTAATCAAAAATATAGTGATGTAAAAGATGGTGGAGTGAGAGAGGGTCCTTTTTGGGTTTTAGTTGGAGCGCAAATGCCTTCTGTTTTAGTAGAAGTTGGTTTTATCTCACACCCAAAAGAGGCGGAGCGTCTAGTTAGCAACGATTATATAAAGCTCATTGCAAGAGGCTTAGCCGATGGGATTGAGAGATATTTTACAAATAACTAA
- a CDS encoding DHH family phosphoesterase — protein MNDKIIHHLSHTDLDGYSCQLVMKYTPYKLFNYNANYGAEVKQTLELILQNIISSDKDATILTTDLNLTPDESKWLNSEVEKLNTQKKEVKLLLLDHHATGEESAQKYNWYFLDTSRSATKITYDYAKENFNLDAPLWMDKFVNIVNAVDLWKMQEEKNFEYGKVCMRLLGEMRELNKIMFAEQDNNYKLSLLHEAVKFMDEADAPIVLDENIHMLKKNFFKIDKNDTLDNLATTYVVKLLGDAKDEKTIYYKGYRGFLSYGVGNTSIIGNGFLLAYPEYDFIVDVSFRGTLSFRANNNVSVSQISKEWCGGGGHPNAAGGRIIGFKEQYRYDLVKKQIEKIINEKEAIAGDLEYKKEN, from the coding sequence ATGAACGATAAAATAATCCACCACCTCTCACACACAGACTTAGATGGCTACAGTTGTCAACTTGTCATGAAATACACGCCCTATAAACTGTTTAACTATAACGCAAACTATGGTGCAGAAGTAAAGCAGACTTTAGAGTTAATTTTACAAAATATTATAAGTAGTGACAAAGATGCAACCATCTTAACAACAGATTTGAATTTGACACCAGATGAGTCAAAATGGCTAAACAGTGAAGTAGAAAAACTAAACACTCAAAAAAAAGAGGTAAAACTCCTGCTTCTTGACCATCATGCAACTGGTGAAGAGAGCGCTCAAAAATATAACTGGTACTTTCTTGACACAAGCAGATCAGCTACAAAAATCACGTATGATTATGCAAAAGAGAACTTTAATCTTGATGCTCCGCTGTGGATGGACAAGTTTGTAAATATTGTTAATGCGGTTGATTTATGGAAAATGCAAGAGGAAAAAAACTTTGAGTATGGAAAAGTTTGTATGCGTCTTCTTGGTGAAATGAGAGAATTAAATAAGATTATGTTCGCTGAGCAAGACAATAACTACAAACTATCACTTTTACATGAAGCTGTAAAATTTATGGATGAGGCTGATGCTCCTATTGTTTTAGATGAAAATATTCACATGTTAAAGAAAAACTTTTTTAAAATAGATAAAAATGACACTCTAGATAATTTAGCAACTACTTATGTTGTAAAACTCTTAGGAGATGCAAAAGATGAAAAAACTATCTATTATAAAGGTTATAGAGGTTTTCTTAGTTATGGAGTTGGAAATACTTCAATCATAGGGAACGGCTTTTTACTCGCCTACCCAGAGTATGATTTTATTGTTGATGTAAGCTTTAGAGGGACACTAAGCTTTAGAGCAAACAACAACGTAAGCGTATCTCAGATTTCAAAAGAGTGGTGTGGCGGAGGCGGACATCCAAATGCTGCTGGAGGTCGCATTATAGGCTTTAAAGAACAGTACAGATATGACTTAGTAAAAAAACAGATAGAAAAAATAATTAATGAAAAAGAGGCGATTGCTGGAGATTTAGAGTATAAAAAAGAGAATTAA
- the flhA gene encoding flagellar biosynthesis protein FlhA, producing MAKKLTTREQIGTTLNFLIRQKDLSVVIFVMAILAIIIVPLPSGILDFLLTISMALAVLILLISLYVPKPTDLTTFPTLILILTLFRLALNIATTRMILSHGHQGVDEVSSIITSFGNFVVGGNYVIGIVVFSILVLINFMVITKGSTRVAEVAARFTLDSMPGKQMAVDADLNAGLIDDAEAKKRRADILQDANFYGAMDGSSKFVKGDAVAGIIITLINIIGGFLIGVFQHNMSVSDSASVFTLLTIGDGLVGQIPALIISTATGIMITRSSGEGDNFAEGAINQMVGNAKIMMIVGGIMILFALVPGLPTASMGFVGILFALLGWSIYKYERGELTILNVDKILSTKEKEIQAKEKSALKPKKTNEEIAKEEEIALEDILKVEMLELTLGYQLIRLADSAQGGDLLERIRSMRRKIASDFGFLMPQVRIRDNLHLLPQQYQILLKGISIGEGKIIPDKFLAMDSGMATGEIKGEPTKEPAFGLDAMWIMPNQKEDAIINGYTVVDPATVISTHMSELVKRNAEDLLTRQEVQSLITKIKNDFPVIIDDVQKVASIGLIQRVLKALLHEKIPLKDMLTILETIADIAEYTKNVEIITEQVRAKLSRIITQMYSSDDGVIRLLTFDTASEQLLLEKSQERDGMRNLLLNVSEINALIQATSAKAAEILQKGISPVVVIVDPQLRRGVAEIFERFSLDVVTLSHAEIDSSATFEVMGSIAINK from the coding sequence TTGGCAAAAAAATTAACTACTAGAGAGCAAATTGGCACAACCCTAAACTTTTTAATAAGACAAAAAGATTTAAGTGTTGTTATTTTTGTAATGGCAATTTTAGCCATTATTATAGTACCTCTTCCTTCTGGTATTTTAGATTTTCTTCTTACTATCTCCATGGCGTTAGCTGTGCTTATTTTACTTATCTCATTATATGTTCCAAAACCAACAGATTTAACAACTTTTCCAACACTTATTTTGATTCTCACACTCTTTAGATTAGCACTAAATATTGCAACAACTAGGATGATTTTAAGCCATGGGCATCAAGGTGTTGATGAAGTAAGCTCCATCATAACTAGTTTTGGAAATTTTGTGGTTGGTGGAAACTATGTGATTGGTATTGTGGTTTTCTCTATCCTTGTGCTTATAAATTTTATGGTTATAACAAAAGGCTCAACTAGAGTTGCAGAGGTTGCAGCTCGTTTTACTCTTGACTCTATGCCTGGTAAACAGATGGCAGTTGATGCGGACTTAAATGCTGGTCTAATTGATGATGCAGAGGCAAAGAAGAGAAGAGCTGATATTCTTCAAGATGCAAATTTTTATGGGGCAATGGATGGATCTAGTAAGTTTGTAAAGGGTGATGCTGTTGCTGGTATTATTATTACACTCATTAACATCATAGGAGGATTTTTAATAGGTGTTTTCCAACACAACATGAGCGTTAGTGATAGCGCATCTGTCTTTACACTTTTAACTATCGGCGATGGTTTGGTTGGGCAGATACCTGCACTAATCATCTCTACTGCGACTGGTATTATGATTACTCGCTCTTCTGGAGAGGGAGACAACTTTGCAGAGGGCGCTATCAATCAGATGGTTGGTAATGCAAAAATCATGATGATTGTTGGTGGTATCATGATTCTTTTTGCTCTTGTTCCAGGACTTCCAACAGCCTCTATGGGATTTGTTGGAATACTCTTTGCACTTCTTGGTTGGTCAATATATAAATATGAAAGAGGGGAGCTTACTATCTTAAATGTGGATAAAATATTATCCACAAAAGAAAAAGAGATACAAGCAAAAGAAAAAAGCGCTCTAAAACCTAAAAAAACCAACGAAGAGATTGCAAAAGAGGAGGAGATTGCATTAGAAGATATCTTAAAGGTAGAGATGCTAGAGTTAACTCTTGGATATCAACTTATTCGTCTTGCAGATAGCGCGCAAGGTGGAGATTTACTAGAGAGAATACGCTCAATGAGAAGAAAAATCGCATCTGACTTTGGCTTTTTAATGCCTCAGGTTCGCATAAGAGACAATCTTCATCTTCTTCCACAACAGTATCAAATTCTTCTAAAGGGAATCTCCATTGGTGAGGGCAAAATTATTCCAGATAAATTTCTCGCAATGGATAGCGGAATGGCAACTGGCGAGATAAAAGGAGAGCCAACAAAAGAGCCTGCTTTTGGGCTTGATGCGATGTGGATTATGCCAAATCAAAAAGAGGATGCCATTATCAATGGTTATACTGTTGTAGATCCTGCTACCGTTATTTCAACGCACATGAGTGAACTTGTTAAGAGAAACGCTGAGGACCTCTTAACTAGACAAGAGGTGCAATCTCTTATCACTAAAATTAAAAATGACTTTCCAGTTATTATTGACGATGTTCAAAAAGTTGCTTCAATCGGGCTTATACAAAGAGTTCTCAAAGCACTTCTTCATGAAAAAATCCCTCTTAAAGATATGTTAACCATCCTAGAAACTATTGCAGATATTGCAGAGTACACAAAAAATGTTGAGATAATTACAGAACAAGTGAGAGCTAAACTCTCTCGTATAATTACTCAAATGTACTCTTCAGATGATGGAGTCATAAGACTCTTAACGTTTGATACAGCTTCTGAACAACTTCTTTTAGAGAAATCTCAAGAGAGAGATGGCATGCGTAATCTTCTCTTAAATGTGAGTGAGATAAATGCGCTAATACAAGCGACAAGTGCTAAAGCAGCAGAAATACTGCAAAAAGGAATTTCTCCTGTTGTTGTCATAGTAGATCCTCAGCTACGCCGAGGTGTAGCTGAGATATTTGAGAGATTTTCTCTTGATGTTGTAACGCTCTCTCATGCGGAAATTGACTCTAGTGCTACTTTTGAAGTTATGGGCTCTATTGCTATAAATAAGTAA
- a CDS encoding RrF2 family transcriptional regulator — translation MLITRASEYAILSLIVLSKASAPMDSETLSTQLSIPKSFLAKILQAMAKHGILKSFKGVNGGFSLLLEPKDIKMLQVIASVEGKAPAVFECSPSMYSCPSGKAQLCSLWPFLNKLQGKIDSFLADLTLADILE, via the coding sequence ATGTTAATAACTCGTGCTAGTGAATATGCCATTCTCTCTCTTATAGTCCTATCTAAAGCTTCAGCTCCGATGGATAGCGAAACATTATCAACTCAACTCTCAATTCCTAAAAGCTTTCTAGCAAAAATTCTTCAAGCCATGGCAAAACATGGTATTTTGAAGTCGTTTAAGGGCGTAAATGGCGGATTTTCTCTCTTGCTTGAGCCTAAAGATATAAAAATGCTTCAAGTGATAGCGTCAGTTGAGGGAAAGGCTCCAGCAGTTTTTGAGTGTTCACCATCAATGTACTCTTGCCCATCTGGCAAAGCACAACTATGTTCACTCTGGCCATTTCTAAATAAACTACAAGGGAAGATAGACTCTTTTTTAGCAGATTTAACTTTAGCAGATATTTTAGAGTAG
- the rpsO gene encoding 30S ribosomal protein S15, with amino-acid sequence MALDSAKKQEIVTKFGRGENDTGSSEVQIALLTKRISDLTEHLKVFKKDHASRLGLLKLVGQRRRLMRYFKRKDKDAYLKLVAELGIRDNI; translated from the coding sequence ATGGCTTTAGATTCGGCTAAAAAACAAGAAATTGTTACAAAATTTGGACGTGGTGAGAATGACACTGGTTCTAGTGAAGTTCAAATCGCTCTTTTAACAAAAAGAATCAGTGATTTAACTGAACACTTAAAAGTGTTCAAAAAAGATCATGCATCAAGACTAGGTCTTTTAAAATTAGTAGGACAACGTCGTCGTCTTATGAGATATTTTAAGAGAAAAGATAAAGATGCTTACCTTAAACTTGTTGCAGAATTAGGTATTAGAGATAATATCTAA
- the kdsB gene encoding 3-deoxy-manno-octulosonate cytidylyltransferase, producing the protein MIIIPARLASTRFPQKVLADIGGLPMVVRTAKRVAHLDRVVVAADDEIIASTCRAHGIEVMMTSTTHKSGTDRINECANILNLADDEIVINVQADEPFIETQVVEKLIQRLESLKNDNEDFIMASCYNSINSQSAQDPNMVKVVLDDKSNAIYFSRSAIPFNRSGEAQYFGHIGIYGFSKKSLSEFCNLRDAPIEDIEKLEQLRAIYHQKKISMVKVASTGFGIDTEEDLKRAVEIFL; encoded by the coding sequence ATGATAATTATTCCAGCAAGGCTTGCTTCAACAAGGTTTCCACAAAAAGTATTAGCAGATATTGGCGGCTTACCGATGGTCGTTAGAACTGCAAAAAGAGTAGCTCATTTAGATAGAGTTGTAGTTGCAGCTGATGATGAGATAATCGCTTCTACATGTAGAGCTCATGGTATAGAAGTTATGATGACATCAACTACTCATAAAAGCGGAACAGACCGAATCAATGAGTGTGCAAACATCTTAAATTTAGCAGATGATGAGATTGTTATAAATGTTCAAGCAGATGAGCCTTTTATAGAGACTCAAGTGGTAGAAAAACTCATACAGAGATTAGAGAGTTTAAAAAACGATAATGAAGATTTCATCATGGCAAGTTGTTACAACTCAATAAATAGCCAATCAGCCCAAGATCCAAATATGGTAAAAGTTGTTCTTGATGACAAAAGCAACGCTATCTATTTTTCTCGCTCAGCAATACCTTTTAACAGAAGTGGAGAAGCTCAATATTTTGGGCATATTGGGATTTATGGCTTTAGTAAAAAAAGTTTAAGTGAGTTTTGCAATCTAAGAGATGCACCAATAGAAGATATAGAGAAGCTAGAGCAACTCCGAGCAATTTATCATCAAAAAAAAATTAGTATGGTAAAAGTAGCAAGTACAGGTTTTGGGATAGATACAGAGGAAGATTTAAAAAGAGCGGTAGAGATATTTCTTTAA
- a CDS encoding tRNA1(Val) (adenine(37)-N6)-methyltransferase has translation MLLYQPSSGYCYNSDSIFLYDFISSFKPKGRVLDVGAGCGVVGLLVAKDNEKVELEAVEKQELFVKYATINARVNKIPYKIHKSDFLELDEESKYDYIISNPPFYHDGVTKSENEMLFNARYNSNLPLEQFFKKVTKILKPNSHFIFCYDASQFGLICEELSKVKMRAVDVQFIHSKIDRVASLVMIHARNGSKSLMKILPPFISFEGDEFSQKAKEIYKKASTQSIKCQI, from the coding sequence ATGCTTCTTTATCAGCCATCTAGTGGATATTGTTACAACAGCGACTCTATATTTTTATATGACTTTATCAGCTCCTTTAAGCCAAAAGGAAGAGTTTTGGATGTTGGGGCAGGGTGTGGAGTAGTTGGGCTTTTAGTAGCAAAAGATAATGAAAAAGTTGAATTAGAAGCGGTTGAAAAGCAAGAGCTTTTTGTAAAGTATGCAACAATCAACGCTAGAGTGAACAAAATACCTTACAAAATTCATAAAAGTGACTTTTTAGAGCTTGATGAAGAGTCAAAATATGACTACATAATCTCAAATCCGCCTTTTTATCATGATGGAGTGACAAAAAGTGAAAATGAGATGTTATTTAATGCAAGATATAATAGCAACTTGCCATTAGAGCAGTTTTTTAAAAAAGTTACAAAAATATTAAAACCAAATTCGCACTTTATATTTTGTTATGATGCGTCACAGTTTGGACTGATTTGTGAAGAGTTGAGTAAAGTGAAAATGAGAGCGGTGGATGTGCAGTTTATCCATTCAAAGATAGATAGAGTTGCTTCACTTGTGATGATACATGCAAGAAACGGTTCAAAATCTCTTATGAAAATTTTGCCTCCATTTATCAGTTTTGAGGGCGATGAGTTTTCACAAAAAGCAAAAGAAATATATAAAAAAGCCAGTACACAGAGCATAAAATGTCAGATATGA
- a CDS encoding YkgJ family cysteine cluster protein has translation MSDMIKKDGYDYKFNPLACQTCQAKCCTGESGYIYVNASEIEAIAAFCTLSAEDFTKKYLFKNGYKYSIKERKVQESYECAFYDRASNGCLIYDVRPQQCKTFPFWDYFKTRVDELKLECPGVVDAI, from the coding sequence ATGTCAGATATGATAAAAAAAGATGGATACGATTACAAATTTAATCCTTTAGCCTGTCAAACATGTCAGGCAAAATGTTGCACAGGCGAGAGCGGGTACATATATGTCAATGCTTCAGAGATAGAAGCTATTGCTGCTTTTTGTACTCTTAGTGCTGAAGATTTTACAAAAAAGTATCTCTTTAAAAATGGGTACAAATACTCAATAAAAGAGAGAAAAGTACAAGAGAGTTATGAGTGTGCCTTTTACGATAGAGCCTCAAACGGTTGTTTGATTTATGATGTTCGCCCACAGCAGTGTAAAACATTTCCTTTTTGGGACTATTTTAAAACAAGAGTCGATGAGTTAAAACTTGAGTGCCCAGGAGTGGTAGATGCCATATAG
- a CDS encoding tetratricopeptide repeat protein, whose translation MPYSIKLLLLTMLFFSGCSAMSQPPIRGGHEKSFENEDFYILTAIYLEELQDYNSSSQIFETLYKETTKKEYLYRSLKNDLVAQKFEKVIQRVDLEKNISEDYELLKIKTVALIKQERVLEAKELALKMSEISKNIDDYLLVSDIYIKLKEYENGVAYLENIYAINPDEKIIDRIAIIMYVELDRKKDAIAQLEAHSRIHGCSEFICNKLIGFYSNENDIDALLSTYLRVYKLDKNIEIAKKIVQIYGYKKDYKKMSEFLELSAIDQELLLQLYIQEKDYKRATVIAKELYKESGDVTFLAQSAIFEYESSEDKNNKIMLQSVVSKLEEVVKISKESMNLNYLGYLLIDHDIDVKKGMEYIKEALKIEPDSAYYLDSLAWGYYKLKNCKEALKIIKKVQKLDGGDNEEVLKHIEMIEECYKNSKGTK comes from the coding sequence ATGCCATATAGCATAAAATTGCTTTTGCTAACAATGCTTTTTTTTAGTGGATGTAGCGCTATGAGCCAGCCACCCATTAGAGGAGGGCATGAGAAAAGTTTTGAGAATGAAGATTTTTATATATTAACTGCAATATATTTAGAGGAGCTTCAAGACTATAACAGCTCTTCACAGATATTTGAAACACTTTATAAAGAGACAACAAAAAAAGAGTATCTATATCGCTCACTTAAAAATGATTTAGTTGCGCAAAAGTTTGAAAAAGTGATTCAAAGAGTTGATTTAGAGAAAAACATATCAGAGGATTACGAACTTTTAAAGATAAAGACAGTTGCTTTGATAAAACAAGAGAGAGTCCTTGAAGCAAAAGAGTTGGCCTTGAAAATGAGTGAAATCTCAAAAAATATTGATGATTATCTCTTGGTATCTGATATTTATATAAAGTTAAAAGAGTATGAAAATGGAGTTGCATATTTAGAAAATATATATGCTATAAATCCTGATGAGAAAATAATAGATAGAATTGCTATCATTATGTATGTTGAACTAGATAGAAAAAAAGACGCAATTGCTCAACTAGAAGCACACTCAAGAATTCATGGCTGTTCAGAGTTTATATGTAACAAACTTATTGGATTTTATAGTAACGAAAATGATATTGATGCTCTTTTATCAACTTATTTGAGGGTATATAAACTAGATAAAAATATAGAGATAGCAAAAAAAATAGTACAGATTTATGGATATAAAAAAGATTATAAAAAAATGAGCGAATTTTTAGAGCTAAGCGCAATAGATCAAGAACTTTTGCTACAACTCTATATACAAGAAAAAGATTATAAAAGGGCAACAGTTATAGCAAAGGAGCTCTACAAAGAGAGCGGTGATGTTACATTTTTGGCACAAAGTGCTATTTTTGAGTACGAAAGCAGCGAAGACAAAAACAACAAAATAATGCTTCAAAGTGTAGTTTCAAAGCTAGAAGAGGTAGTAAAAATAAGTAAGGAATCCATGAACCTTAACTACTTAGGCTATTTGCTAATAGATCATGATATAGATGTAAAAAAAGGGATGGAGTATATTAAAGAGGCACTAAAGATAGAGCCTGATTCTGCTTACTACCTTGATTCTCTTGCATGGGGATACTATAAACTAAAAAATTGCAAAGAGGCTCTAAAAATCATCAAAAAAGTTCAAAAACTAGATGGTGGTGATAATGAAGAGGTTTTAAAACATATAGAGATGATAGAAGAGTGTTATAAAAATTCAAAAGGGACAAAATGA